The Verrucomicrobiia bacterium DNA window CTCGGGATCACGTGTGAGATTTCCGAGCAGAATGACCTTGTTGTAGCTGGCCATGATCTCTGGGGGGTTCGGGTTTTGGAAAGCGAACGGATTCCGGCTCAGGCGGCTGCGAGCGTCGCCGGTGCGGGATGGACCATTTTCGGCACGGCACTCAACTGGACGCGATAGACCTCCTCCACCAGGGTGAAGCGTCCCGGCATCGAGGCGATGACCTCGGGGGAGGCCTCGAAGATGAAATTCACGTAGTGTCCGGCGGTGACTTTCTTGTCGGTCACCCGGACGAACGGCCGCTTTTCCATCTTCTGCACGGTGTGCACGGTGGCGCCTGCGCCGGTGAGGATGGACTTGACCTTCTCAACGGCCT harbors:
- a CDS encoding 30S ribosomal protein S6 is translated as MKRYEGLFILNLAGREDGLDEAVEKVKSILTGAGATVHTVQKMEKRPFVRVTDKKVTAGHYVNFIFEASPEVIASMPGRFTLVEEVYRVQLSAVPKMVHPAPATLAAA